In the genome of Etheostoma spectabile isolate EspeVRDwgs_2016 unplaced genomic scaffold, UIUC_Espe_1.0 scaffold00003957, whole genome shotgun sequence, the window ACACAACAGTCGTAATGTTCCTTTCAGCTATCCACTCGAGCTCCatgaaagtgaagaaaagtaaGTTTGGTATTTCCAACAATCATGGAAGCAGCAAAAGTGTCAAAAGGCAGTAACGTAGTAAAGTGGTGCTACTTTGCAAATTTTTGTGGGTCTGAGgtatatttcacattttagctgccacATACTCACTCAGTGTGCAGTGCGAGAGGAGGAATGGCCAGCGGCCAGAGCagcaaaagccaatgtgtgcttcttttaccgatatatactgtatttaacaATATCTTTTGCAAGTCTTATCCAAACAATGTCGAACTTGGCACCGCATTTACTCATGCATGTAACAAGACACCTGCCAAGTTTGAaattcacaaacacaaacacacagacagacgttCTTGCAATTTATAGATAGATGAAAAGAACTTCAGCCCTGTATGTGATCCAGTGACAGGCTTAAACTCAGATATTTAGTTTTCTCCTGTGCACACTACAATGTGACACTGAATAGTGCTTTTTGCTTAGGAAggtaaaaaagggaaataacCCGGAAGTATCTGAGACCCATTTCACACCAGTGGCTCCCTCAGGGTTATACCCAGGTCGACTGTGTGTGGTAATGGGGGTAACGCTCCTCGATCTACCTAGCTTCTTGACCCATGTCGCCAGGTGGGTTTGGTCAGGGTAGACTAGGGTTGATTTCAATGTGAATTGAGCACGACCAGGGTCGCTAACAGCTGGGGCAGGATAATATGTGATTGGTTGGAAATGACAGTGGGTCAGTCGTCACAGGTTGCCGCCTAGGGTTTGTCGCacactttgaaaaaacaacaacataaatttTGCACATTCTGCACAAAATCATCTGAGAAGTGTTTGTTGGTTAGTTATCTGTGCTTCAGAATGTAATCACTGCAAAACAATGGTAAGCTTCCAGTAGCTACTAAAACGTTCGTTCTACTGGCTGGGACTGGAGTGTGTGTTATAGCTGTCATGTTCATAGTATATGACGTgcaaagccccgcccatttctaGCATAAGGTAAATATCATGCATTGCTCCCGGGTTGACCCAGGTGATCTCTGAATTTTCATGACCAGGGATATACTCATGTATCAGACAACCCTAGACAAACCCTGGTAGGTGGTGTGAAAGAGGTAAAAGTGGCAGCCATGAAGCTGGTGGAACCCAAATGCTCAGGAAAAGTCCTAAAATACcgtttttctcctctcctttagcATAGGGTACACTCAAACATCCTTTAGCAAAGGCTGCAACATTCACAGCAACACACCATTTGGCCGTTCACAGAAACAAATTATATGCTTATTGCGTACATTTAAGAATTATTTTCATACAATCATACTAATTAGGATTTATGGGGATAGTATGAGTGGACAGGAGGGTGAGCTACATTCTCAGCAACCATTTCCTTTTACTTTTGTGACTGGTAGCCCATATTCcgcattttatttaaattccaacacacaGGGCAAAGTATCTAAGCATCTTTAGTAGTCCATTTTCTGAACAGACCCACGTCAGTAACATCCGCCATTGCATAATTACGTAGCCGAGTGTAAGTGCAGTTGGATTCGCTGAGCACCGTGTTGTCTTTCCCTAAGACCTAATGAATTGTCCTTCTCATCTTTCCGTCACCTCATGACGCTTTCTATAGAGTTCaagtaaaaaatgtgtttaacccttgtgttgtcttcactttcgggaccctctagtatccctcgggtcaaactgacccaggacgtatttggggttttaaaaccaattctgaaattacattttacttcataatctatcaacaaatattgtctttatctcaatttcaaacagctgagataacatatatgtttagggaatgcatcagtctctactagaacacaattaaaaatggaagtggggtttgttttttgtcataaggttataattgatgttaaaaatccactatggaaataacataagtggtcatatccagaataattttcagAATTGAGTGAGGAAtgcatgtttatcacaggaaataaagtAAGGcagttgattttcaggtagcaaaaaatgtaacttgttccatttctcttcttttattggaaatgggtcaatttgacccgaataccacacaagggttaagaaacaAGCTATGATATAATTTTTTGAATATTCAGCACAAGTGTTTTTGCAGACCCAGTTTAGGTAGAAACCACTGGCTTAGTGGTTGAAAAGAccaaaatggagaaaagaatAGATTTTCAAATCTATACAAATTGATTTTAAGCCTTCATTGCAAGTCATTGGGACAAAGAAACATAACTGACTTACGCAGACTGTCAATTAAATTAAACCAATATCTGACTTTGATGCTTTGAAAACTAGTCATGTCAAGTCAATTTTCTTTATATAACTCAATATCCCAGTGGGTTTACAATCTGACCAGAAGCCTGATCAGAGAGATAGCGAACCTGATTATAACAATATATTGAAGGTTGAGAAAAGGGCTCTTGAATATCCATATATCTCAGTAATGGTGTGGAGTGTTAGAAGGCTACTCACAGATGGAGAAGGGCACGAAACGGTCCGACATGAGCGCACGGTTGGCAGGTGACAGTCACACATTTCCGCAAATCTGAAGCACTGGTCACATACGGAAATGTTTGGACAGCAGTCACAACACTCTGAAGAACAACGGTCCTTTtgaagagaaaacagacaaaaatttGCATCACTCTCCACGCTGATGTTTCTGTACTTTTAACTTTTGTGTGttgacaaacaaaaatacagtggACCAGAAACCTAACTaatacaccacacatacagtggtgctcaaaagtttacatacacatgcttaagttgactaaaaagaggaataaaaaaatcatgttttggaaatttattttaatacctaaattaaaaaatgaggtaaaatccaacctttaaggacaccaattttctttgtgaatgaataacgtattgtaaataaataaatgttcttatttaaaatacaggggtcataagtatacatacccctatgttaaattcccatagaggcaggcagatttttattattaaaggccagttatttcctggattcaggatattatgcatcctgataaagttcccttggcctttagaattaaaatagccccacatcatcacatactcttcaccatgcttagagataggcatgggatactttctataaaatcatctctcaatgcaaatcaaaccaggtattagtctaactgaaataaaaccatgcctatctctaagcatggtgaagagtatgtgatgatgtggggctattttaattctaaagtccaagggaactttatcaggatgcataatatcctgaatccaggaaataactggcctttaataataaaaatctgcctgcctctatgggaatttaacataggggtatgtatacttatgacccctgtattttaaataagaacatttatttatttacaatacgttattcattcacaaagaaaattggtgtccttaaaggttggattttacctcattttttaatttaggtattaaaataaatttccaaaacatgatttttttattcctctttttagtcaacttaagcatgtgtatgtaaacttttgagcaccactgtaagtATTGTCGCTTAATCCAAACAAATAAAATTCAATCATagtaattaaaacatttttccagGCACTGTATTAACTAGTTCAAGGTCCCATATTTAGTCTTGATCTTTTATATGTAAACTGGAGTAATTAAAGTTCAAAGAGACACAACAACTCTCTCTGTAATTTATACATGAATAGGTgagtaaaacttttttttaaatatatttaaagaagAAAATCTGCTTGATTGCATGTATGTTGTAGAACTGTTTTCACACTGGCATaatgtaaaacacttttttttttagagggaCCAGATCAAAGTATGATTGGTTATTAGACAGAAATAACCGCTCCCTTCAGTAAGCACTGAGTTTGTAGAAATTTACAAAATGTTAGACTTAGTGTACCATGTTATATGATTATAGCATTTGTGTAATGATTGTGATagaataacattttgtttttggagaaataagaaataactTAAATAACCTCAGAAAACTTTCCTGGAGTAGTAGGCCAGAAAATTGAAGGAATAAAAATGAATAGATTTGTCCTAGGAAGAGAAGACATGGTTTGTCTGGTTTTTAACACCGGGGGGAGCCACAATGTCATTACATTCTCCACATGGTGACTTGAGTTCAGTGTTCATAGGTCAAGGTTTACTTTCCTATTTatcttcctcttcatctgtgCTACTATGTTTACCGCAAGTTACAGTAAACAGCACATTTGatctattttacattttacaaactgtAGTGAGGAGAAAGGCCTCGTTGCTCTGTAGAGACCAGTGACCATGTCTGCACCACCAACCTTGAGGCAGGATCGGATCCACAGCCCGATCCCCAGGATGATCATGTAGAGACTCAGAGTAATCATCAGCACTGCTGGGAGAGGGATGGAAAGCTCCCAAATAGGCAACACCTGAGGAGCAGGACATACCAAATATATAACTACATCTAACAGAATAGAGATGGCTACGTATAAGAAGAAACATGTTCTTTCTTACCTGCATTGTCTCTTTCTGAGTTGACACCTTTAACTGTCACAAAGCTCACATCTCTAGGAATTTGGACAGGAGAagaataacaattaaaaccctTCTTATCAATTACTTAGGCTTTCCAAATGCCTCTGTTTATTTtcccctatgttaaaatggTATAGCCAGAAGCTGCACTCAAGTACAATTATGAGGTACATGTAGCTACATTTTGACATATtacattgtactttttaatacatttatttaattgctATTCAGAATTAAATTTACATTAACACATgataaaaatgattaaatatcATCAGTTCCAATCAGCTTACAACAGTAACAACAAGCTAGTTAACAATTAtgtgtcaataataataatattaatcaaATAGCAAATGTTATGGAAAAAtgttacacttttaaaatatgCACAATCAGTAGGCTACTTCTGTATTTTTCCCTTTGTAAACTTTCAAATGCAGTATTTGTAATTGTGAATTGATTTCACATGGTTGTATTCATACTTTTAATTAAGAAATAATCTAAGGAAGTAAGTAATCATTTTCTACCACTGAGTGGTAGAGTATAGTTTGAGTATAGTgtgtactgtttatttacaggtACTATATGCCATAGAATAGTAATATGTATATTAGTAGAATAGTGGAATGTATATTTAAGTACAAAGCTTAACAAATTCAAGGTACAAGGTtacattattttactttatacttctattcACAACCTCTCAGAGGTAAATctagtactttttactccagtAAATTTAACTTACAGCATTAGTTAGTTTTCAGATGACAGTATTTCGGTCCCTTCCTGTATAGTGAATTATATTTAGCTAATACATTAACTTAAGtagcattttcaatgcaggactttttctTGTAACAGCGTTGTATTACTAGCAATATCTGAATCAAATACTGAGTCgaatactatactattacttattttacatttttatgattcatacttttacttaagtaagattttgaatgcaagtattttacttattttggaatttttccacagtgttagctagctagtactTTTACTTCGGTAAAAGATCAGCACAACGTTACTTATTTTATCACTGTTAAGCACTTAAGTATTTTCCTCTTAAGCTATCTAGCGTTAACTTTTTGCAACTAGCTAGGGTAAGGAAATTAAAGGTTGATATCTGGTCATGTACTGGAAAAGTACTCAAATAATGTATTTAAGAAAGCTAGCTAGAAGTACCgcaaaatgcaaacaattaCTGCTTCCAAAGTACTTacgttaactagctagctagctaaaagtACACAAGTAACTACAGTTAAACTCTAATAATGTTAGCAGTTAAATGGACTCAAGTAACGTTACCAAACGTATTTGAAGTGAGGAATTGTCCCTCGCAGTGCTAATTCAGATAAAAATACAGAAGCTAATATTTAACGTCaactaacagctagctagctaacgttaacacgtTAACAATGAATAACTGTTTTTTGTTACAGGGTAGCTAAAAGTGCTAACATCTTATCGTTCTGAAGAGTCCTGTATTTTCCATGAATGCGTCTTGTTTAATCAATACAGCATAAAGTGTTGGTTAATTTGAAGTAAAGTCACATTTTTCCATTGTATCGTTAATTGTATAAAAAGAAGTGATTCTGCCCCCTGCAAAACAAACGATACTATTTATCTATGGCGGTAGTTGCGTTGCCATGGAGTCAGAAGGGTCCTTTGAAGGGACAAAAATACGTGCACGGCAGcacaaactggataataaagtTCTTGATGTTATACTTTCACATTTACTGTACTGtccttaagtacaattttgaggtactttaatTACTTCCATTTCGCTACTTTAAACTGCAACTTCAGTAGATCTCACAAGGAAATTATGTAATTTTTACTGCACGTTACAGTAACGTCTATTCAATTAATTTGCAGATGATATGGAAAGGAGTCTCGAGTCTTAACCCTCAAGTTGTcgtcgggtcaaattgacctgtttttctatttcaatgttctttttaactaccccaAAGAAcagcatttgaaacaaaaaattgaagtggtttgacatggtattgagtaaaagttgacatattccagtcaacatccattcctttaattttaatctaaatatgtcctaatttctgcttttctaattcaACATTAGGCATAATTCCCTTAAGTAATGACAGTAAATCccccaaataactgtaaaactaaagttaataagttagtgttacgtagtgttgaaacattaaaaaagtgacaaacattggaaaaaagcacaaaatgtaagaaaaagttaaaaacatcgataaaaagcgtcaacaaaattgttgattttcaattttgacgggaagataacacaagggttaaagcgcTATCCTGATTATTTTTAGTACTGTATGCACATTTCTGTAGTTTTTAATTTATCAAATTCAAACATTAATATGTAGCTTAACATTATCAACAAGCAAATTATGATATATTATAGGTTAAGACTTTGATACCTTGACTTCTCCTATTGTAGAAAATAGAACTCCCCCACCACCCACGTTCAGTATATGAAAGAATTGTCCTCGTAAAAAATGGGCTAAATGGTACTTTGTATGAATCCCAATAAttacattgtgtgtaaaatatTCATGCATAAACATGTAAGAGTAGAAATATAtactaaaatgtgaaataaaattTCACAAAACTCAATTTTTTTTGGCATAGTTAAGCTTTCTCAGCTCCTCTGATTTGAAATGTTATATGCATACACATAGTATTAAGTAGtatttgtaaatgtattattactCAGTTTGGGACAACAAAAGATTTGTGATACAGTCCAAGTAATGTGACGACTATAGTCATTGTTCACAGAATTCAGAAATCATAACCAAAAAGCAACCTAAAACCAAAAATCCTCCACTCATGTACAAAAAACAGTGGACATGCTGATCAACTGCAgacattttattgaacaaatgtGGATTTTGCATAACAGACTTGCTCTCAATCACCCTGTCACAAGAACACAGTGCAACCTGGCCATGGCTTAGatttttactgtattacttCAGCATCACTACATTTAACTGTTGATAAATTATTGCATTGTAGGAAATTTAAGAATCAAGTGTCCATAACCATAGGTGTGGTAACAGTTGTTTTCAGACCACAATAAAAAGCTGGTCACATGCCAGAGTAGGACATCACTTAATTGACAAGAATATTCAAAATTATATGCAAGGTTACCATCTTCAAATCACTTAAACAGCCAAATATTACCAGTACTTTGCTTCCCACTCTGGATGATGCACTTGATCACTTAGTAAACCGCGTCAGCCTTCCACATTTAGTTTTAATACTTTGGcagcaaaaaacatttcaagaaTTGTGCCATTAAATGATCGAGCAAAATCAATTTTCTGGATGGAGTGGCAAAGGTAGTCCATACTTCACACACTTTTACTCCGCAACCTGCAAGCAGGTAGCTGGACAGGTATACAATGCCAGTGGGATATTGTAGctgactgaagagagggaggCTTCTTATACTAGCAAAATACTGACTACTTTTCAGCACATGCCTATACAAAAATCCTTGTCCCCACCTCCTACCTGAAACCGGTCTGCTCTTATGTGCCCACAGGGTTCAAAATGAGCAAAATCCAGCCAGCtagtaaaatatgcaagtggctggtagatgtGCTGCACTCAGCACAAACATGTACTCCATGGCTGGTAAAATTTCAACAATTCACTAGCCAGTTGGGCTGTGAACGAAAGTTAATTTTGAACCTAGTGTACCCCACTTCAGCAGTGAATCGTTTTAAAGTCGGTGACCTTCTTGTACAAACCCAGCCCCCATTCCCATGACACCACTCCAACATATGGAGACTCAACGTTTTATTGAAACACCTTtaagtacaaaacaaaaaagttacaTGAAACAGTGCCTCTTTTGTTGTGGCACAAGACCTAAAAAGaggaaattaaaaaggaaataaacaggGGAAAAGAAAGGAGACGTGTGTGGGAGGGTCATCACCACTCATCCCTGATGTGTGGCGCTGCAGTGGTGTGTCTTTGCGAGAGCGAGCCTGCCCCCTGGTGTTGTAGGGGGATGTTGGTGTTACAGAATCCCATATTTGTCAGAGGTATTTGTTAGCTAATATGAGCTGGTGGGGTTGcaagggggggagagggggaaggaAGAGGAACAGCAGCACATAGGAGAGGGAGTTTAATGGCCTTCTAGGAGAGAATGGGAGAGGGCTGCTAGCAGCTTCTAGAAGCCGTGGACTTTGAGCTGCTCCTCCTTGGCCAGGTCaatctgcaaaagaaaacaagagatcaaataaaaaaggaaaaaaaacaacctgatcTTCAGTCTGTGTTCCACTGTAGCACTGTTCCACATGTACAGGAAACCCTGTAAAGTCACACAAGCAGGttaagtgttttttgtttttacatcaaTACTAACCTCAATGAGGAACTGGCAGATATTCTTGCGTTGGTCTCCCTGAAGCTGGATCACTTCACCATACTCTGGGTGCTCAATTACTGTCCCATTGCAAGCAAACTTctgttggtttaaaaaaagtgtcagtgtttacaGTGGCCAGAAAACATCTCCCTGCAGTAACATTTGGTCAAAGCTGGCAGCATTCCGTAAAACAAAACGGTATTTATTGACTGAGACTGCTTGTTTTAATGGCACCTTCTTGAAGGCCTTGACTAGCTTCTTCTTATCATAGTCGGTGGCAATGCCCTGGACAGTGGTGAGGGTCTTCCTGCCGTTCCGCTGTTGGATTTTATGTGGATATAGTCCTCTGTCCCAGCTGGGAGGCGGTCATCACCCTTAGTTGCATCAGCAAAGGGGtctggaggagggagggaagacaATAAGAATACAATTTTCAAACAGATTGAGCGcaagacaacaaaaacatttaccaTAAAATGGACAGCTCAAGTATCTTAGCTGAATCTTTTAGTAATTCACGTTGAATATCGCATTTTACCCGACCGCAGTATAAAAATCAGCTTTGTATCGCCCCAGTGCTGACAGTTAATTTTTTTGTAGAAATAACTGCGCAGACGTACAGGCTAAATATACAGCTTAACAGCTTATTGGAGACTAGCTAGCTTACTGCTGAGCAGCACCACTTAAATGGCAAATGGGATTGGTGATGACTTAACATCAGTAATGACAAGGCAACTTTCATTTTCAGAGTGTGAATCAAGGTCAAAAGAGTATAACCAATAAGAATTAAAGTTAGATGGTCTTTTTTAACTTAGTAATACGATTTTCTTGTCGATGCGCACACGTATGAAGAATAAGCTAACGGGTTAGTAGCACAATTCAGGCCTAATGGCGGCAGTTTTAGCAAAGGCCTGCTAGTCGAATAAAATGACCACGAAAATGtgaattttatatatttatgctTTCACGAGTTACAAAGTTAATGTCGAATCGATTACTTTGAAGACCAAGCATTCTAATAGTCAAAGCCTGTAAaaagcgaaaaaaaaaaaactcgacGCAAGCACGAAGCTTGGCGTTACTGTTAGCTTCGCTGGAACTCGCCCTTCCCCCACCTTGTCTAACGTTACCGGTTAGTTTGATAAAATGACTTACCAAAAGTTTGGAGGTTCTGGATATCGGACATACGATAAGATTTGCTTTCCTTTCGGATACTAACTTGGTTATCGAGCTGTTCGTTGGctaactttgacttttttgtcgTTTCTAGATTTCGCCTTTTCACTGGGACGGTGCTCGGCTTCAACAGCTTTCACAAAATGGAGCTCTTTGAAACCTTAACACTGGAAAACAAGCATATATAGCCCCGCCCCGAAAATAACGTCAACACGTCGAAGACGTTATGAAGCGACGTCATCGTCAGCCACGCCCTGTTATTTCTCAACTCTACTGGAAAGATGATGTCATAATTTTGGGACAGGAACATTACCTAAACTAACCAAACAAAACGtgttgatatatttttttttattttaatgctgtctctggaacattttaaaataag includes:
- the LOC116676886 gene encoding LOW QUALITY PROTEIN: eukaryotic translation initiation factor 1b-like (The sequence of the model RefSeq protein was modified relative to this genomic sequence to represent the inferred CDS: inserted 1 base in 1 codon) yields the protein MSDIQNLQTFDPFADATKGDDRLPAGTEDYIHIXIQQRNGRKTLTTVQGIATDYDKKKLVKAFKKKFACNGTVIEHPEYGEVIQLQGDQRKNICQFLIEIDLAKEEQLKVHGF
- the LOC116676887 gene encoding guanine nucleotide-binding protein subunit gamma 3, with product MQVLPIWELSIPLPAVLMITLSLYMIILGIGLWIRSCLKDRCSSECCDCCPNISVCDQCFRFAEMCDCHLPTVRSCRTVSCPSPSCAKWDCACTCQLPECDSCNCLCFEIRMK